Proteins from one Comamonas flocculans genomic window:
- a CDS encoding outer membrane protein assembly factor BamD, whose protein sequence is MLRTLALLSSALLLSAALSGCSSTPEDPTANWSVQKIHAEAKDEMGSGSWDKAVPLLEKLEGRAAGTPLAQQAQLDKAYAQYRDGERAQAIATLDRFMKLHPASPAYDYALYMKGVVNFNDDLGWFSWLSRQDLSERDQKAAKDSFEAFRELVTRFPESRYAGDARQRMVYIVNSLAQYEVHVARYYYERGAYVAATSRAQSALKDYPSAPANEEALYILVRSYEALGLTQLSADAQRVLDASYPNSELPRTGFKSKSDPWWKFW, encoded by the coding sequence ATGTTGCGCACTCTTGCACTCCTGTCCTCCGCCCTGCTGCTGAGCGCCGCTCTGTCGGGCTGCTCCAGCACGCCCGAGGACCCCACGGCCAACTGGAGCGTGCAGAAGATCCATGCCGAAGCCAAGGACGAAATGGGCAGCGGCTCCTGGGACAAGGCGGTGCCGCTGCTCGAGAAGCTCGAGGGGCGCGCGGCCGGCACGCCGCTGGCGCAGCAGGCCCAGCTGGACAAGGCCTATGCCCAGTACCGGGACGGCGAGCGCGCCCAGGCCATCGCCACGCTGGATCGCTTCATGAAGCTGCACCCGGCGAGCCCCGCCTACGACTACGCGCTGTACATGAAGGGCGTGGTCAACTTCAACGACGACCTGGGCTGGTTCTCCTGGCTCTCGCGCCAGGACCTGTCCGAGCGTGACCAGAAGGCGGCCAAGGATTCGTTCGAGGCGTTTCGCGAGCTGGTCACGCGCTTTCCCGAATCGCGCTATGCGGGCGACGCGCGCCAGCGCATGGTCTACATCGTCAATTCGCTGGCCCAGTACGAGGTGCACGTGGCGCGCTACTACTATGAGCGCGGCGCCTATGTGGCGGCCACGAGCCGCGCGCAGTCGGCCCTCAAGGACTACCCCAGCGCGCCGGCCAATGAGGAAGCGCTGTACATCCTGGTGCGCTCCTACGAAGCGCTGGGCCTCACGCAGCTGAGCGCCGACGCCCAGCGCGTGCTCGACGCCTCCTACCCCAACAGTGAACTGCCCCGCACGGGGTTCAAGAGCAAATCCGATCCATGGTGGAAGTTCTGGTAG
- the dnaE gene encoding DNA polymerase III subunit alpha, which translates to MFVHLRLHSEFSVVDGTTRIDQVVKAAAGDGQGALALTDLNNLFGALKFYRAARAKGVKPLLGAEVCLEDTAGGEPARIVLLVQDRQGYLNLCELLSRAWTQGVVRDQAVCRWPWLQELAEGLIALSGAQAGPVGRALLAGNEAGAAEQALQLATAFPHRFYLELQRAGRDEDEAHVAAAVQLAARLRLPVVATHPVQFLAPEDYDAHEARVCIAEGSTLGDRRRVRRFTREQYFKSDAQMRQLFADLPSAVANTVQIALRCSLTLELGKPQLPDFPIPAGMGVEDYFRHVAQEGLEARLRHLYPDEAERRRQHPGYQERLDFELDIINKMGFPGYFLIVGDFIQWAKAHGCPVGPGRGSGAGSLVAYALKITDLDPLHYKLLFERFLNPERVSMPDFDVDFCQANRDRVIDYVKERYGKDAVSQIATFGTMAAKAAIRDAGRVMDMSYTFCDGISKLVPAKPGQTYTLAYPPEPKVEGDKHNYALELEPQLMARVQGEEEVRTVVEMAQKLEGLTRNIGMHAGGVLIAPGKLTDFCPLYQQPGSSSAVSQFDKDDVEAIGLVKFDFLGLATLTILELAREFIVARHQGQEDFAFENIPLDDAPTYKLFQQGRTEAVFQFESRGMQGMLKEARPSRLEDLIALNALYRPGPMDLIPSFINRKHGKEEVLYPHPLVEPVLAETYGIMVYQEQVMQTAQVLGGYSLGGADLLRRAMGKKKAEEMAKHRQIFREGAAKKGISEAKADEVFDLMEKFAGYGFNKSHAAAYSLLAYHTGWLKVHYTAEFFCANMTIEMDDTDKLKVLHDDAIREGLSFEPPDINRGVYRFEPVTDQVIRYGLGAVKGTGQQAIEAIVAAREGRGEGPQGGTRGPFRSLFDFCVRVDRTRINKRTVEALVKSGAFDGLSRDRAALVASIDIAFDYAQAQLANANQGGLFDMMGEGAVGASDEEPPLADVLPWGVRERLMQEKTAIGFHLSGHLFDAVQAEVRRFAPTAIAELAGSRDSVVVAGIAAELRAINGQRGKLTLFKLDDKSASIEVSADEAVAAAAAEALRDDEALVISARVQPDHFNGGLRLKAQQIWSVAAARARFGRYLHVRAGAVLPDVADFVRRFPPRTEQTDDGHVLSQGLRVRLALRCEAEGEAATVELQLGEASRFYPTDAALAAWSAQAGEGAVQVVYACA; encoded by the coding sequence ATGTTCGTCCATCTGCGCCTGCATTCCGAGTTTTCCGTGGTCGATGGCACCACCCGTATCGACCAGGTCGTGAAGGCGGCGGCCGGCGACGGGCAGGGGGCGCTGGCGCTCACCGACCTGAACAACCTGTTCGGCGCGCTCAAGTTCTACAGGGCCGCGCGCGCCAAGGGGGTCAAGCCGCTGCTGGGCGCCGAAGTCTGCCTGGAAGACACGGCGGGCGGCGAGCCCGCGCGCATCGTGCTGCTGGTGCAGGACCGCCAGGGCTATCTGAACCTGTGCGAGCTGCTCTCGCGTGCCTGGACGCAGGGCGTGGTGCGCGATCAGGCGGTGTGCCGCTGGCCATGGCTGCAGGAGCTGGCCGAAGGCTTGATTGCGCTCTCGGGCGCGCAGGCCGGCCCGGTGGGCCGTGCGCTGCTTGCCGGCAACGAGGCCGGCGCCGCAGAGCAGGCGCTGCAGCTGGCGACGGCGTTTCCGCACCGCTTTTATCTGGAGCTGCAGCGCGCCGGTCGCGACGAGGACGAAGCCCATGTGGCGGCCGCGGTGCAGCTGGCCGCGCGCCTGCGCCTGCCCGTCGTCGCCACCCATCCGGTGCAGTTTCTCGCGCCCGAGGACTACGACGCGCACGAGGCGCGCGTATGCATCGCCGAAGGCAGCACGCTGGGCGACCGCCGGCGCGTGCGCCGCTTCACGCGCGAGCAGTATTTCAAGAGCGACGCCCAGATGCGCCAGCTCTTTGCCGACCTGCCCTCTGCCGTGGCCAATACGGTGCAGATCGCGCTGCGCTGCAGCCTCACGCTGGAGCTGGGCAAGCCGCAGCTGCCCGACTTTCCCATCCCCGCGGGCATGGGCGTCGAGGACTACTTTCGCCACGTCGCGCAAGAGGGGCTGGAGGCGCGGCTGCGCCATCTCTACCCCGACGAGGCCGAACGCCGGCGCCAGCATCCGGGCTACCAGGAGCGCCTGGATTTCGAGCTGGACATCATCAACAAGATGGGCTTCCCCGGCTACTTCCTGATCGTCGGCGACTTCATCCAGTGGGCCAAGGCCCATGGCTGCCCCGTGGGACCGGGGCGCGGCTCGGGCGCGGGCTCGCTCGTGGCCTATGCGCTCAAGATCACCGATCTGGATCCGCTGCACTACAAGCTGCTGTTCGAGCGCTTCCTCAACCCCGAGCGCGTGTCCATGCCCGACTTCGACGTGGACTTCTGCCAGGCCAACCGCGACCGGGTGATCGACTACGTGAAGGAGCGCTACGGCAAGGATGCGGTGAGCCAGATCGCCACCTTCGGCACCATGGCCGCCAAGGCGGCGATCCGTGACGCGGGGCGCGTCATGGACATGAGCTACACCTTCTGCGACGGCATCTCCAAGCTGGTGCCGGCCAAGCCGGGGCAGACCTACACCCTGGCCTACCCGCCCGAGCCCAAGGTGGAGGGCGACAAGCACAACTACGCGCTGGAGCTCGAACCCCAGCTCATGGCGCGCGTGCAGGGCGAGGAAGAGGTGCGCACCGTGGTCGAGATGGCGCAAAAGCTCGAAGGGCTGACGCGCAACATCGGCATGCATGCGGGCGGCGTCCTGATCGCGCCGGGCAAGCTCACCGACTTTTGCCCGCTGTACCAGCAGCCGGGCAGCAGCTCGGCGGTGAGCCAGTTCGACAAGGACGACGTGGAAGCGATCGGCCTGGTGAAGTTCGACTTTCTGGGCCTGGCCACGCTCACCATCCTGGAGCTGGCGCGGGAGTTCATCGTCGCGCGCCACCAGGGGCAGGAGGATTTTGCGTTTGAAAACATTCCGCTGGACGATGCGCCCACCTACAAGCTGTTCCAGCAGGGCCGCACCGAGGCGGTGTTCCAGTTTGAAAGCCGCGGCATGCAAGGCATGCTCAAGGAGGCGCGCCCCAGCCGGCTGGAAGACCTGATTGCCCTGAATGCCTTGTACCGCCCGGGCCCGATGGACCTGATCCCCAGCTTCATCAACCGCAAGCACGGCAAGGAAGAGGTGCTCTACCCGCACCCGCTGGTGGAGCCGGTGCTGGCCGAGACCTACGGCATCATGGTCTACCAGGAGCAGGTGATGCAGACCGCGCAGGTGCTGGGCGGCTACAGCCTGGGCGGTGCCGACCTGCTGCGCCGCGCCATGGGCAAGAAGAAGGCCGAGGAGATGGCCAAGCACCGCCAGATCTTCCGCGAAGGGGCGGCAAAGAAGGGCATCAGCGAAGCCAAGGCGGACGAGGTCTTCGACCTCATGGAGAAGTTCGCGGGCTATGGTTTCAACAAGTCGCACGCCGCCGCCTATTCGCTGCTGGCCTATCACACCGGCTGGCTCAAGGTGCACTACACGGCCGAGTTCTTCTGCGCCAACATGACCATCGAAATGGACGACACCGACAAGCTCAAGGTGTTGCACGACGATGCCATCCGCGAGGGCCTGTCTTTCGAGCCGCCGGACATCAACCGCGGTGTCTACCGCTTCGAGCCCGTGACCGACCAGGTGATCCGCTATGGCCTGGGCGCGGTCAAGGGCACGGGCCAGCAGGCGATCGAGGCCATCGTCGCGGCGCGCGAGGGCCGCGGTGAGGGGCCGCAGGGTGGCACGCGCGGGCCGTTCAGGAGCCTGTTCGACTTTTGCGTGCGGGTGGATCGCACGCGCATCAACAAGCGCACCGTTGAGGCCCTGGTCAAATCAGGTGCTTTTGACGGTCTAAGCCGCGACAGGGCTGCGCTGGTAGCTAGCATAGACATAGCGTTCGACTACGCTCAGGCGCAGCTGGCCAATGCCAACCAGGGCGGACTTTTCGACATGATGGGCGAGGGCGCGGTGGGCGCGAGCGACGAAGAGCCGCCGCTGGCCGACGTGCTGCCCTGGGGTGTGCGCGAGCGCCTGATGCAGGAGAAAACCGCGATCGGCTTTCACCTCTCGGGCCACCTCTTCGATGCGGTACAGGCCGAGGTGCGCCGCTTCGCCCCGACCGCGATCGCCGAGCTGGCCGGCAGCCGCGACAGCGTGGTGGTGGCCGGCATCGCAGCCGAGCTGCGCGCGATCAACGGCCAGCGCGGCAAGCTCACGCTGTTCAAGCTCGACGACAAGAGCGCCAGCATCGAGGTGTCGGCCGACGAGGCAGTGGCGGCGGCCGCCGCCGAAGCCCTGCGCGACGACGAGGCGCTGGTGATCAGCGCACGCGTGCAGCCCGACCACTTCAACGGCGGCCTGCGCCTGAAGGCCCAGCAGATCTGGAGCGTGGCGGCCGCGCGCGCGCGCTTTGGCCGCTACCTGCACGTGCGCGCGGGGGCGGTGCTGCCGGACGTGGCCGACTTCGTGCGCCGCTTTCCGCCGCGCACCGAGCAGACTGACGACGGCCATGTGCTGAGCCAGGGCCTGCGCGTGCGCCTGGCGCTGCGCTGCGAAGCCGAAGGCGAGGCCGCCACGGTCGAGCTGCAGCTGGGCGAGGCCAGCCGCTTCTACCCCACGGATGCGGCGCTGGCGGCGTGGAGCGCCCAGGCGGGCGAGGGCGCCGTCCAGGTCGTTTACGCCTGCGCTTGA
- a CDS encoding phosphatase PAP2 family protein — MLQEINHGLFLLINAPAAPSATLLVFARLCAAWLVLAVPLYLVVAWLRGREGVRRVLLEALAASALGFAASAAIGALWPQPRPFVLGLGSALMAHAPTPSFPSNHLTGIWSVALSLCLHAQTRRAGLALVLLGLPVAWARVYLGVHFPLDMAGALLLALASALALRLLLPGLGALALAPANGAYRRLFGPLIRRGWVAY; from the coding sequence ATGCTCCAGGAAATCAACCACGGCCTGTTCCTGCTGATCAATGCCCCGGCTGCGCCCTCAGCCACCCTGCTGGTGTTTGCCCGGCTGTGCGCGGCCTGGCTGGTGCTGGCGGTGCCGCTGTACCTGGTGGTGGCCTGGCTGCGCGGGCGCGAGGGCGTGCGCCGCGTGCTGCTGGAAGCCCTGGCGGCCAGCGCGCTGGGGTTTGCGGCGTCGGCCGCGATCGGCGCCCTCTGGCCGCAGCCGCGCCCCTTCGTGCTCGGCCTGGGCAGCGCGCTGATGGCGCACGCTCCCACGCCCTCGTTCCCGAGCAACCATCTCACCGGCATCTGGAGCGTGGCCTTGAGCCTGTGCCTGCATGCGCAGACGCGCCGCGCAGGCCTCGCCCTGGTGCTTCTGGGCCTGCCCGTGGCCTGGGCGCGCGTCTACCTCGGGGTGCATTTCCCGCTGGACATGGCGGGCGCGCTGTTGCTGGCCCTGGCCAGCGCCCTCGCGCTGCGGCTGCTGCTGCCGGGGCTGGGCGCGCTGGCACTCGCGCCGGCGAACGGCGCCTACCGCCGGCTGTTCGGCCCGCTGATACGCCGCGGCTGGGTGGCTTACTGA
- the clpS gene encoding ATP-dependent Clp protease adapter ClpS, giving the protein MDFMVTKVPVPPPREPSWDEGGSVVAERRTRKLQPPRMYQVVMLNDDFTPMEFVVVVLQEFFNKDREAATRIMLKIHLDGKAVCGVYTRDLADTKVTQVMDAAHKAGHPLQCLAEPVE; this is encoded by the coding sequence ATGGATTTCATGGTTACCAAAGTGCCCGTGCCGCCACCGCGTGAGCCGTCCTGGGACGAGGGCGGTTCGGTGGTGGCCGAGCGGCGCACCCGCAAGCTGCAGCCGCCGCGCATGTACCAGGTGGTGATGCTCAACGACGACTTCACGCCCATGGAATTCGTCGTGGTGGTGTTGCAGGAATTCTTCAACAAGGACCGCGAAGCCGCGACGCGGATCATGCTCAAGATCCACCTCGATGGCAAAGCCGTCTGCGGCGTCTACACGCGTGACCTGGCCGACACCAAGGTGACCCAGGTCATGGATGCCGCGCACAAGGCGGGGCACCCGCTGCAATGCCTTGCCGAGCCTGTTGAATGA
- a CDS encoding PP2C family protein-serine/threonine phosphatase: MDKPFRIMAATGTHRGDRDYQQDRVELLSHSRVNGCVLAIVADGMGGRSGGRKASDQVLMTASQLFERYDPHTDNAPVFLQNLVQEAHLVIRLTAISAEQEPHSTIAAFIINPEGDCHWIHAGDSRIYHFRRKKLLHRTRDHSYVQALVDRGELTEEQARDHPHSNILLGCLGMDADPPATCYSIPQLAVGETLLACSDGVWHYFTSKELAAATASLTPREASEYLIQEARERAEGGGDNLSLVVVRIEALVEERKATRFSGFEAKA; this comes from the coding sequence ATGGACAAGCCGTTTCGCATCATGGCGGCCACCGGCACCCACAGGGGTGACCGGGACTACCAGCAAGACCGGGTGGAGTTGCTGAGCCACTCGCGCGTGAACGGTTGCGTGCTGGCCATCGTGGCCGACGGCATGGGCGGCAGAAGCGGCGGGCGCAAGGCGTCCGACCAGGTGTTGATGACCGCAAGCCAGCTGTTCGAGCGCTACGACCCGCACACCGACAACGCGCCCGTCTTCCTGCAGAACCTGGTGCAGGAGGCGCATTTGGTGATCCGCCTCACGGCGATTTCCGCCGAACAGGAGCCGCACAGCACCATCGCCGCCTTCATCATCAACCCCGAGGGCGACTGCCACTGGATACACGCGGGCGACTCGCGCATCTACCACTTCCGGCGCAAGAAGCTGCTGCACCGCACGCGCGACCATTCCTACGTGCAGGCGCTGGTAGACCGCGGCGAACTCACCGAAGAGCAGGCGCGCGACCATCCGCATTCCAACATCCTGCTGGGGTGCCTGGGCATGGACGCCGACCCGCCGGCCACCTGCTACAGCATTCCCCAGCTGGCCGTGGGCGAGACCCTGCTGGCCTGCAGCGACGGGGTCTGGCATTACTTCACGAGCAAGGAGCTGGCCGCCGCCACCGCCTCGCTCACGCCGCGCGAGGCGAGCGAATACCTGATCCAGGAAGCGCGCGAGCGCGCCGAAGGCGGCGGCGACAACCTATCGCTGGTGGTGGTGCGCATCGAAGCCCTGGTCGAAGAGCGCAAGGCCACGCGCTTTTCCGGCTTCGAAGCCAAGGCCTGA
- a CDS encoding tellurite resistance/C4-dicarboxylate transporter family protein, producing MSTWVAWRAALAELSPANFGLVMATGIVALAASMVGWTALGRVLLLLNLLQYALLWLLYLLRALWHPRRFFGDLFDHALGPGYFTVVAATGVLASQCLLQARAVHAAWWLGALALLLWCLITYAMFLAFMVRQEKPPLAEGISGSWLLAVVATQSIAVVAVLLAPLAAHPSRLALEFLALSLWLAAGMLYIWLMTLIFYRFVFLRLTPETLVPSYWINMGALAISTLAGALLVQGAAASPWLAGLLPFLKGFTLFYWAAGSWWIPALVLLGVWRHGARRYPLRYEPLYWALVFPLGMYAAGTWQMDVALGLGLLQPLARLSLYCGLLAWALTFAGLLRKLIYMLLRSPASGPR from the coding sequence ATGAGCACCTGGGTGGCCTGGCGTGCGGCGCTGGCAGAGCTGTCTCCGGCCAACTTCGGACTGGTGATGGCCACGGGCATCGTGGCCCTGGCCGCCTCCATGGTGGGTTGGACGGCGCTCGGGCGCGTGCTGCTCCTGCTCAACCTGCTGCAGTACGCGCTGCTGTGGCTGCTGTACCTGCTGCGCGCGCTGTGGCACCCGCGCCGCTTCTTCGGCGATTTGTTCGATCACGCCCTTGGCCCGGGCTATTTCACCGTGGTGGCCGCCACGGGCGTGCTCGCAAGCCAATGCCTGCTGCAGGCGCGGGCGGTGCACGCTGCCTGGTGGCTGGGCGCGCTGGCCCTGCTGCTGTGGTGCCTCATCACCTATGCGATGTTCCTGGCCTTCATGGTCAGGCAGGAGAAGCCGCCGCTGGCCGAGGGCATCAGCGGCTCCTGGCTGCTGGCGGTGGTGGCCACGCAGTCGATCGCGGTGGTGGCGGTGCTGCTGGCGCCGCTGGCGGCGCACCCCTCGCGCCTGGCGCTGGAGTTTCTGGCGCTGTCCCTGTGGCTTGCGGCCGGCATGCTCTACATCTGGCTGATGACGCTGATCTTCTACCGCTTCGTGTTCCTGCGGCTCACGCCCGAGACGCTGGTGCCTTCCTACTGGATCAACATGGGTGCGTTGGCCATCTCCACGCTGGCCGGCGCGCTGCTGGTGCAGGGTGCGGCGGCCTCGCCCTGGCTCGCCGGGCTGCTGCCTTTCCTCAAGGGCTTCACGCTGTTCTACTGGGCCGCGGGCAGCTGGTGGATACCGGCGCTGGTGCTGCTCGGGGTGTGGCGCCACGGGGCGCGCCGCTACCCGCTGCGCTACGAGCCGCTGTACTGGGCGCTGGTGTTTCCGCTGGGCATGTACGCGGCCGGCACCTGGCAGATGGACGTGGCGCTGGGTCTGGGCCTGCTGCAGCCGCTGGCGCGCCTGTCGCTGTACTGCGGGCTGCTGGCCTGGGCGCTGACCTTTGCCGGACTCCTGCGAAAGCTGATCTACATGCTGTTACGATCGCCGGCTTCTGGCCCCCGATGA
- the zapE gene encoding cell division protein ZapE, whose product MSVRRIYEQALAAKGYQSDPAQLRAVDALERCASEWGAYKQRRSNALKKFLNHPAIPRGVYMYGGVGRGKSFLMDCFFEAVPIKRKVRLHFHEFMREVQRQLTELQGTQNPLDVLGANVARRYKLICFDEFHIADITDAMILYRLLDALFANGVGFVTTSNFEPDGLYPDGLHRDRILPAIELLKDRLEIVNVDNGVDYRSQTLEDATLYHTPLGPEAEAAMKAMFERLAEARDEDPVLRIEAREIHALRRAGGVVWFDFRELCMGPRSQNDYLEIASQFHTVLLSNVPYMPVNMASAARRFTWLVDVLYDRRVKLIVSAAVPPEQLYTEGPLIHEFPRTVSRLNEMQTREYLQLERRVVDTRLT is encoded by the coding sequence GTGTCGGTTCGGAGAATTTACGAACAGGCTCTGGCGGCCAAGGGCTACCAGAGCGATCCGGCGCAGCTGCGCGCCGTCGACGCGCTCGAGCGTTGCGCCAGCGAATGGGGCGCCTACAAGCAGCGGCGCTCCAACGCGCTCAAGAAGTTCCTGAACCACCCGGCGATACCGCGCGGCGTGTACATGTACGGCGGCGTGGGCCGGGGCAAGAGCTTCCTGATGGACTGCTTCTTCGAGGCCGTGCCGATCAAGCGCAAGGTGCGCCTGCACTTTCACGAGTTCATGCGCGAGGTGCAGCGCCAGCTCACCGAGCTGCAGGGCACGCAAAACCCGCTCGACGTGCTGGGCGCCAACGTCGCCAGGCGCTACAAGCTGATCTGCTTCGACGAATTTCACATCGCCGACATCACCGACGCGATGATCCTGTACCGGCTGCTCGATGCGCTCTTTGCCAATGGCGTGGGCTTCGTGACCACCTCCAACTTCGAGCCCGACGGCCTGTACCCGGACGGCCTGCACCGCGACCGCATCCTGCCGGCGATCGAGCTGCTCAAGGACCGCCTGGAAATCGTCAACGTGGACAACGGCGTGGACTACCGCAGCCAGACGCTGGAAGACGCGACGCTCTACCACACGCCGCTCGGCCCCGAGGCGGAGGCGGCGATGAAGGCCATGTTCGAGCGCCTGGCCGAGGCGCGCGACGAAGACCCGGTGCTGCGCATCGAGGCGCGCGAAATCCACGCGCTGCGCCGCGCGGGCGGCGTGGTCTGGTTCGACTTTCGCGAGCTGTGCATGGGGCCGCGCTCGCAGAACGACTACCTGGAAATCGCCAGCCAGTTTCACACCGTGCTGCTGTCCAACGTGCCCTACATGCCGGTGAACATGGCCTCGGCCGCGCGGCGCTTCACCTGGCTGGTGGACGTGCTCTACGACCGGCGGGTCAAGCTCATCGTCTCGGCGGCCGTGCCGCCCGAGCAGCTCTACACCGAAGGGCCGCTGATCCACGAGTTTCCGCGTACCGTCTCGCGCCTGAACGAGATGCAGACGCGCGAATACCTGCAGCTCGAACGCCGCGTGGTCGATACCCGGCTGACCTGA
- the clpA gene encoding ATP-dependent Clp protease ATP-binding subunit ClpA: MIAQELEVSLHMAFVEARQQRHEFITVEHLLLALLDNPSATEVLKACAAQIDDLRSALANFIKDNTPQVAGSDEVDTQPTLGFQRVIQRAIMHVQSTGNGKKEVTGANVLVAIYGEKDSHAVYYLHQQGVTRLDVVNFIAHGIRKGEGAEQSRPEAPQAEGEDGASQGAAERSEKASPLEQYTQNLNQAAKDGRIDPLIGRNYEVERTVQILCRRRKNNPLLVGEAGVGKTAIAEGLAWRITQGDVPEILKDSVVYALDMGALLAGTKYRGDFEQRLKGVLKNLKDKPSAILFIDEIHTLIGAGAASGGTLDASNLLKPALSSGQLKCIGATTYTEYRGIFEKDAALSRRFQKVDVTEPTVAETVEILKGLKSRFEEHHAVKYAAAALQAAAELSAKYINDRHLPDKAIDVIDEAGAAQRILVPSKRKKTIGKSEIEEIVAKIARIPPANVSNDDRGKLRTLERDLKSVVFGQDKALEVLASSVKMARSGLGKGDKPIGAFLFSGPTGVGKTEAAKQLAFIMGIELIRFDMSEYMERHAVSRLIGAPPGYVGFDQGGLLTEAVSKKPHAVLLLDEIEKAHPDIFNVLLQVMDHGTLTDNNGRKADFRNVIIVMTTNAGAETMNKATIGFTTQRQAGDEMADIKRLFTPEFRNRLDAIVSFKALDEQVILRVVDKFLLQLEQQLGEKKVEVTFTDELRKHLARKGFDPLMGARPMQRLIQDTIRKALADELLFGKLTDGGRVTVDIALGKDDKGAETFEVKLDIEPLPRKERSKGVEHKEAAAAD, translated from the coding sequence ATGATTGCCCAGGAACTGGAAGTCAGCTTGCACATGGCCTTCGTAGAGGCCCGCCAGCAGCGCCACGAGTTCATCACCGTGGAGCATCTGCTGCTGGCCTTGCTGGACAACCCGAGCGCCACCGAGGTGCTCAAGGCCTGCGCTGCGCAGATCGACGACCTGCGCTCGGCGCTGGCCAATTTCATCAAGGACAACACCCCCCAGGTCGCTGGCAGCGACGAGGTGGACACCCAGCCCACGCTCGGGTTTCAGCGCGTGATCCAGCGCGCCATCATGCACGTGCAGTCCACCGGCAACGGCAAGAAGGAAGTGACCGGCGCCAACGTGCTCGTGGCCATCTACGGCGAGAAGGATTCGCACGCGGTGTACTACCTGCACCAGCAGGGCGTGACGCGTCTGGACGTGGTCAACTTCATCGCCCATGGCATCCGCAAGGGCGAAGGGGCGGAGCAGTCCCGCCCCGAGGCCCCGCAGGCCGAGGGCGAAGACGGCGCCAGCCAGGGCGCGGCCGAGCGCAGCGAAAAGGCTTCGCCGCTGGAGCAGTACACGCAAAACCTGAACCAGGCGGCCAAGGATGGGCGCATCGATCCGCTGATCGGGCGCAACTACGAGGTCGAGCGCACGGTGCAGATCCTGTGCCGCCGGCGCAAGAACAACCCGCTTCTGGTGGGCGAGGCGGGCGTGGGCAAGACGGCGATCGCCGAGGGCCTGGCCTGGCGCATCACCCAGGGCGACGTGCCCGAGATCCTCAAGGATTCGGTCGTGTACGCGCTGGACATGGGCGCGCTGCTGGCCGGCACCAAGTACCGCGGCGACTTCGAGCAGCGCCTCAAGGGCGTCTTGAAGAACCTCAAGGACAAGCCCAGCGCCATCCTGTTCATCGACGAGATCCACACGCTGATCGGGGCCGGCGCGGCCTCGGGCGGCACGCTGGACGCATCCAACCTGCTCAAGCCCGCGCTCTCCAGCGGCCAGCTCAAGTGCATAGGCGCGACCACCTACACCGAATACCGCGGCATCTTCGAAAAGGATGCGGCGCTCTCCAGGCGTTTCCAGAAGGTGGACGTGACCGAGCCCACAGTGGCCGAGACGGTGGAAATCTTGAAGGGCCTCAAGAGCCGCTTCGAGGAGCACCACGCGGTCAAGTACGCCGCCGCCGCGCTGCAGGCGGCGGCCGAGCTGTCGGCCAAGTACATCAACGACCGCCACCTGCCCGACAAGGCCATCGACGTGATCGACGAGGCGGGGGCGGCGCAGCGCATCCTGGTGCCGAGCAAGCGCAAGAAGACGATTGGCAAGAGCGAGATCGAGGAGATCGTCGCGAAAATCGCGCGTATCCCGCCGGCCAATGTCTCCAATGACGACCGCGGCAAGCTGCGCACGCTCGAGCGCGACTTGAAAAGCGTGGTGTTCGGCCAGGACAAGGCGCTGGAGGTGCTCGCCTCCAGCGTGAAGATGGCGCGCTCGGGCCTGGGCAAGGGCGACAAGCCCATCGGCGCCTTCCTGTTTTCCGGCCCCACGGGCGTGGGCAAGACCGAGGCGGCCAAGCAGCTGGCCTTCATCATGGGCATAGAGCTGATCCGCTTCGATATGTCCGAATACATGGAGCGCCACGCGGTCAGCCGCCTGATCGGTGCGCCGCCGGGCTACGTCGGCTTCGACCAGGGCGGCTTGCTGACCGAGGCGGTGAGCAAGAAGCCGCACGCGGTGCTGCTCCTGGACGAGATCGAGAAGGCGCACCCGGACATCTTCAACGTGCTGCTGCAGGTGATGGACCACGGCACGCTGACCGACAACAACGGGCGCAAGGCCGACTTTCGCAACGTCATCATCGTGATGACGACGAACGCCGGTGCCGAGACCATGAACAAGGCCACGATAGGCTTTACCACGCAGCGCCAGGCGGGTGACGAGATGGCCGACATCAAGCGCCTGTTCACGCCCGAGTTCAGGAACCGCCTGGACGCCATCGTCAGCTTCAAGGCGCTGGACGAACAGGTCATCCTGCGCGTGGTCGACAAGTTCCTGCTGCAGCTGGAGCAGCAGCTGGGCGAGAAGAAGGTGGAAGTGACCTTCACCGACGAGCTGCGCAAGCACCTGGCCAGGAAGGGCTTTGACCCGCTGATGGGCGCGCGCCCGATGCAGCGCCTGATCCAGGACACCATCCGCAAGGCGCTGGCCGACGAGCTGCTGTTCGGCAAGCTCACCGACGGCGGGCGCGTGACGGTGGACATCGCCCTGGGCAAGGACGACAAGGGCGCTGAGACGTTTGAAGTCAAGCTCGACATCGAGCCGCTGCCCAGGAAGGAGCGCTCCAAGGGCGTGGAGCACAAGGAAGCGGCCGCGGCCGATTGA